A segment of the Daphnia pulex isolate KAP4 chromosome 10, ASM2113471v1 genome:
ACATTGAAGTATTATTTaagattaattgattttagTAAACTAATATGAACagaatttaccttttttcttcattgataTCTCTGAGACGTCTGCCACTTAAATCACGGCAAGCTTCACGATTGGTAGTTTTTTCAATCTGGGCTCCAATGGCtctatagaaataaataatgagTTAATGACAGTTGGTAAGTAGAACTAAATCTCTGAAACTGAATACCTTAACATGGACCCAAAACCACCTTTTCCACCTGCCAAAGATATATTCGTTCTAACAAAAGTATCGGTTTTAGGCCAGGGATTACAGCTTCCCGGTAGAATTTCATGATGACCATAGAAAAACTTGCAAGCaaaatttggaacagttgTAATGCCGAGCTGCTTACTTAGCTCGTTGACGAGATACTCGTGAGttaaatcattttgtttttctaattgaaaCCAAGTAGAAGAAGAGCAAGATTCTAAGAACACCGCCATTGTTGTTTTGACAATTGAGTAACAATGCTTCCGAACCAACAGTGGCGCTAGAAGCAGACAATACATAAGCCACGCCAGATGGCGTTGTTGTTTGATATGATTCCGGAAACATAGTTTTTCTCTCCTACCCCAGTAAAGTTACCTAGACTGGAAGaggcagaaaaaaatggagatgGACGATGATTCTAGAAGCATGTTTGCGTTTGATGGCAATTCAAACGCCAGTTTAACCAATTTATTGTTACCCGTGTACCAACAAGACAAGATTACCAATATTCAGGACTATCTTGATGTGAGTATCGACTTGAACAATTGTTTCGACGATGACCTACACGCTTCAGAGAAAAGCGTAACTTCCCCACAGAACTTGCCAGCACACACCGATAGTACCGACCAAGACAATGAAAATGAAGGGTAAGTTTTACTTCTTATTAACCTTAATGCAGTTGGGTGTAAATGAACCATTGATTTACAGGTACATCCACCACACCATTTCCGCCAATGAAATTTGCATGCAAATCAATCCAGGTTCTTCAAACTGTATGCCCAGTCAACCCAGTCATGCAACACTGACCATTGAATCCATCAATTCAGAAACAGACGAAAGGACCAAGACACGGTTTCGCTGCAGGTTTGAAGGGTGCAAACGAACATACAGCTCTGCCGGAAACTTGAAAGCACACACCAAAAGTCACACAGGTAACCATCAATTTATCTTTATGTAAagtagaaaataatgaaaaaatgttgatgtaaACAGGGGAGTATACATTTAAATGTACTGAAGAAGAATGTGGAAAGGCATTTCTCAACTCCCACAGCCTAAAGATTCATGTCAGAGTACACACCAAAGATCGTCCCTATGGCTGTGACATGGGGGGATGTGACAAGAACTTCAACACACTCTACCGTTTGAAAGCTCATCAGAGGGTACACAACGGCACCACCTTTAAATGTGAACAATCTGGATGTGTGAAATTCTTCACAACCCTCAGTGACCTACGGAAACACGAACGTGTCCATTCGGGAGACCGGCCATTCAAGTAAAATCTCAATTCTAGTGCAGCATAAAGAGTCTTAACATAATGTAACTTTGATAGATGCGAGCACGAAGATTGCAACAAGTCATTTCGCAATAGCCATCATCTAAAATCGCACATGTTATCTCATACGGGTGAACGACCCTACACATGCAGTGATTCTGCATGTGGACGAACCTTCGCCAAGCGTAATTCGTGGAAGTTGCATCTATTGAAGCATGAAAAATTGGCCACCCAAAATGGCGATATGAATTCATGTGACGAAACAATTGGCCGCCAAGTGCTCAACTCTGTTAATCCTGATGAGATACGGCTGACGACTGTTCCTTCTCTTGATGGAGTTCAAGGTAATATCATTAATAATTTTCCCTGAATTTGGTTATTCATTCTGTTATTCTTGGTAAAGCCTATGCCGTAATTCCGCTAAGTGCTGAAAGTGTCAACCGGATGACCCAGCGCAGCGGAATGAGTCTTGAGCAGCTCCTAACGGATCGCAATTTGGCATTACAACCGTCGGATACCATCGACCCGTTGGCCGACTGTCCGTCTTCTTTAGATATTGAAGATAATTCGCAATCAATGCAAGGGAAAGCTACTGATGGTAAAAGTTACAAATAGTTTCCATTGGAATTTCTGATATTAACTCGCTTTCTAATTGGTGCAGATGAATCAGCGGACATAAATGACGTGGACCAATCGGAAACGATATCGGCAGCCTTCACCGGGGCTCTTCCCGACCACGGGAACCAACACAATTCTCAAATGGACCAATCAGAGGAGTTGATGGACGAAGAAGATCGAGATCGATTGCTAAAGGATGTGGCCGCTGCTGTAGACATTTGTCATTGCAATCCGTGCCGCTGTGATCCTTTGCTCAACGATTGCTCAGTTTCTTGCAACCCAGTAGTCGATTCATTGACAGAAGATTCCAATCAACCGAGAGCAACCACCGGAAAAGGTTGCGGCTGTGGATGTGGCAAAAAGTCTACGACGTCGACGACAAACGAACCGATGGCCAGCAAATCAGCGAGTCGAATGACGGGATGCGGCTGCAATTGTGAAGGTAGTGCACCCCCGGCAAGTCATGGAGACGTAAACTCTGTCCAGCATTTGGCATCCATGCCTTCTTGTCATCCGCCGGAAGCATTGCCTTGCTCCCAGTCAACAGATCCGGATCCTTGCTGCATCGTCGTCTGCCTCAAACATCTCAAACGGCAATATCTAATGGATCGACCCAAATGCTGTGCTTAATCCTCATTTTTGTTAAAACCTggtaatttaagaaaaatcaagtcatgcttttttattaaaaaaataatctgttGCTATCCTCACAATTTTCCTCCCCTTGTTAACAACACATTCATTTCTGTTTGGTGTCGGGTCCTCTTTTATTTGTAATCGATGTCACTTGATTTCCCTACAATCACTCAATGATGTTTCCAAATTGGCACTGACTTTTGATTTATCTTTTCAGACCAGGTGTATGTGTGTTAGATTGTGtattgtctctttctctcttacaGAACAGTTGCGTGTAATAGCATACCCTTAATGCAAAATTAACTGTCATTGATTGGAGGAGGAGCTACATAAACGGTATTAAAACACAATgaacatttaatttgtttttaaaacaattaaagccCCAATCACGATCTCAAGATCATCAGTCTTCCATTTTTGCCGTCTAAATGCAAACCTATGGGCTATTATACCACGAATGAAACGAATTAATAATTaagtatattttttgaattaaaatggGTGGGATTTTGATTGAGTATTTAAGGAGCACCACCGACGCTGCTATCCAATTGAACGATTCCTCCAGGTCCACTCAAGGATGAAGAGCCCATCAGCATTTCATCCACCTGG
Coding sequences within it:
- the LOC124205624 gene encoding protein suppressor of hairy wing-like, with translation MEMDDDSRSMFAFDGNSNASLTNLLLPVYQQDKITNIQDYLDVSIDLNNCFDDDLHASEKSVTSPQNLPAHTDSTDQDNENEGYIHHTISANEICMQINPGSSNCMPSQPSHATLTIESINSETDERTKTRFRCRFEGCKRTYSSAGNLKAHTKSHTGEYTFKCTEEECGKAFLNSHSLKIHVRVHTKDRPYGCDMGGCDKNFNTLYRLKAHQRVHNGTTFKCEQSGCVKFFTTLSDLRKHERVHSGDRPFKCEHEDCNKSFRNSHHLKSHMLSHTGERPYTCSDSACGRTFAKRNSWKLHLLKHEKLATQNGDMNSCDETIGRQVLNSVNPDEIRLTTVPSLDGVQAYAVIPLSAESVNRMTQRSGMSLEQLLTDRNLALQPSDTIDPLADCPSSLDIEDNSQSMQGKATDDESADINDVDQSETISAAFTGALPDHGNQHNSQMDQSEELMDEEDRDRLLKDVAAAVDICHCNPCRCDPLLNDCSVSCNPVVDSLTEDSNQPRATTGKGCGCGCGKKSTTSTTNEPMASKSASRMTGCGCNCEGSAPPASHGDVNSVQHLASMPSCHPPEALPCSQSTDPDPCCIVVCLKHLKRQYLMDRPKCCA